Genomic window (Sediminispirochaeta smaragdinae DSM 11293):
ATATTGGACTTAAAAAGCACTTTGATGTTGTAGATGACACCCTGATCTTATAATGCGAAACTCAAGTTCACAGTTATCTTTAAAAAACTATTTTATTGGTATGTAAGGATTTATGAACGTTACTACTTGTTCTTTCACATAATTAGGGAAGGATTCGCAAATACTTAACAATAATTCATTTATATGTAATAATTTAGGATGTATAGAGTCGCTCCCTTCGCGGGAGCGTGGATTGAAACCGGGCGGAGCTTAGCCTCGCCTCGGAGGTTCATAAGTCGCTCCCTTCGCGGGAGCGTGGATTGAAACTGTTTAAGCTTGTCCTCTTTCTCCGTCTTCTGGGGTCGCTCCCTTCGCGGGAGCGTGGATTGAAACACCAACAGGGAATTGCCGAGGCATGTATGGTACATTGTCGCTCCCTTCGCGGGAGCGTGGATTGAAACGTAAGTATCCCTTTCATGTTTTATCTGGTTTAAGGTCGCTCCCTTCGCGGGAGCGTGGATTGAAACGAAGAAAAGAAAATGCATGTACTACGACTTATACCGTCGCTCCCTTCGCGGGAGCGTGGATTGAAACTTATAATGTACCGAGACGTTTTGTCTAACTCCCTGTCGCTCCCTTCGCGGGAGCGTGGATTGAAACAAGTTACTTGTCATATCTCACCTCCAATATAGTTTGTCGCTCCCTTCGCGGGAGCGTGGATTGAAACATGGAACAAGGAACAGGTAAAAGTAAAACACTCCTTGTCGCTCCCTTCGCGGGAGCGTGGATTGAAACATAATAAAGAACATGCAAGAAAAAGTAACGATAATGTCGCTCCCTTCGCGGGAGCGTGGATTGAAACATAAATCATAGCCGGACCGTAATCACAACTAACCAGTCGCTCCCTTCGCGGGAGCGTGGATTGAAACACCGTTTTGATGGCGAGCTGTGGGAGTCCATAGGGTCGCTCCCTTCGCGGGAGCGTGGATTGAAACGAGAAAAATATCAATAAAGCTTCCACCTAATGCACGTCGCTCCCTTCGCGGGAGCGTGGATTGAAACCCGCTTTTTAATACCGGGAATTCTTTGACGTCCCAGTCGCTCCCTTCGCGGGAGCGTGGATTGAAACATAGCAGACCTTATATTTCCCTGAGTAACAGATTCGTCGCTCCCTTCGCGGGAGCGTGGATTGAAACATCTGTTCATCTAAAAGCCGCTTTACAGACTTCGCGTCGCTCCCTTCGCGGGAGCGTGGATTGAAACAACAAGGTTATTCCGGAAAGTAAGTATGAGGAATGGGTCGCTCCCTTCGCGGGAGCGTGGATTGAAACGAAAATGCGTTTATTGACCAAGGACCCTCACCTGGTCGCTCCCTTCGCGGGAGCGTGGATTGAAACATGCAAGGCTCGTAGCGGCAAATGTAGACGGGCTGAGTCGCTCCCTTCGCGGGAGCGTGGATTGAAACATCGGAGGATCCCGTACCCCTGTTATTATTTCCGAGTCGCTCCCTTCGCGGGAGCGTGGATTGAAACGTAGGCAGGCCCATAAGCTGCCAAACATCAAGATTGTCGCTCCCTTCGCGGGAGCGTGGATTGAAACACCTATTGGTGCTACGCTGGTTAAGTCTGATTTTCGTCGCTCCCTTCGCGGGAGCGTGGATTGAAACAAAGGTGGATCCTATTACAATTGGTGCTTTAACGGTCGCTCCCTTCGCGGGAGCGTGGATTGAAACCCGCTCGAAACCGCGAGAATGGCACCAGGGTAATAGGTCGCTCCCTTCGCGGGAGCGTGGATTGAAACTTCCCTGATCTCTCTAAGCCGGTCAATAACCGACTGTCGCTCCCTTCGCGGGAGCGTGGATTGAAACGGAAACCTTGTACTGAGCTACCCAGTCAGGATATGTCGCTCCCTTCGCGGGAGCGTGGATTGAAACACTTCTGCCTGGTGTTTTCTCAGCGTCAAAACGAAGGTCGCTCCCTTCGCGGGAGCGTGGATTGAAACATCCATGAGCGAACAAAACAAGAAAAATTATACGCGTCGCTCCCTTCGCGGGAGCGTGGATTGAAACCAGCTGCAATCCCAGGGAATTGGTAAACGCTATTGGTCGCTCCCTTCGCGGGAGCGTGGATTGAAACGCCCCGTTATTATCAACGCCTACTTAATATACCTAGGTCGCTCCCTTCGCGGGAGCGTGGATTGAAACAGAAAAAAAATCACGATTATAACGAACATAACTATGTCGCTCCCTTCGCGGGAGCGTGGATTGAAACGTTGGAACAGTCTAGCTCCGTGTTCGAGGCTAGGGTCGCTCCCTTCGCGGGAGCGTGGATTGAAACCGGCTAAAGCACCAATTGTAATAGGATCCACCTGTGTCGCTCCCTTCGCGGGAGCGTGGATTGAAACGCGTCGTTCCTGGCGCAAGGATTATTTTACGAGTGGTCGCTCCCTTCGCGGGAGCGTGGATTGAAACGATGATCCCCGAAGAGATTCAGCGTGGTCAGAGCGGTCGCTCCCTTCGCGGGAGCGTGGATTGAAACGATAAGGAGGACTCCGGTGAGTAGACCAAAACTTTGTCGCTCCCTTCGCGGGAGCGTGGATTGAAACTTTTGTATATAGTCAGCAACATATCTGGCTGAATCAGTCGCTCCCTTCGCGGGAGCGTGGATTGAAACGTTACCATCACTTATGACGATGCTCATTTGCCTGGTCGCTCCCTTCGCGGGAGCGTGGATTGAAACATTATGCTATTACATAGCTCACAGGCTGTACTATGTCGCTCCCTTCGCGGGAGCGTGGATTGAAACAAATGTCCCGTAACGGGTAGCCCATACCCGTTAATGTCGCTCCCTTCGCGGGAGCGTGGATTGAAACATTAAATAAATTAAAAAAGGAGCAAGCCTATTCAAGTCGCTCCCTTCGCGGGAGCGTGGATTGAAACATCTATGCTTTCTAACATTTCTATGAGGGAAGTGGGTCGCTCCCTTCGCGGGAGCGTGGATTGAAACAAAGGAGCTTGTTAATCCTACTATAGTGCTAACGGTCGCTCCCTTCGCGGGAGCGTGGATTGAAACTTTTCAAAAACATCCCTGGCAGCCTCTATTGCTGCTGGTCGCTCCCTTCGCGGGAGCGTGGATTGAAACAGAAACATTCATGCCTGAATATTAAATCTGTAAAGAGTCGCTCCCTTCGCGGGAGCGTGGATTGAAACACGGAGGTTTTAGCTTCCTAGAAAAGAATAAATCAGTCGCTCCCTTCGCGGGAGCGTGGATTGAAACATGGCTGATGATCGATGTGTACAGGTTCCATTCGGTCGCTCCCTTCGCGGGAGCGTGGATTGAAACGTGACTGTGACAAGCGACACATCAAAATCCACAATGTCGCTCCCTTCGCGGGAGCGTGGATTGAAACTGCATCAAGGCAGCTATGCCAGCCTGGCAAAAAGTCGCTCCCTTCGCGGGAGCGTGGATTGAAACTGATGATCGCAGACAGGGCCATCGAAACATCCATTGTCGCTCCCTTCGCGGGAGCGTGGATTGAAACGATGACAACCACCCCATTGGCACACTTCTACTGCTTGTCGCTCCCTTCGCGGGAGCGTGGATTGAAACTCATTCCGGAAGAGGGATTACTTGATCGCTGTCAGTCGCTCCCTTCGCGGGAGCGTGGATTGAAACGAACCCCGCATGTTAACTGCATTGATCCGGGCCACGTCGCTCCCTTCGCGGGAGCGTGGATTGAAACGATAATTCAATGCGATTGTTTTTCCAAACATCTCCGTCGCTCCCTTCGCGGGAGCGTGGATTGAAACGATCAGCGCCTTGACTGCTTTCATTTCAGACCGGCGTCGCTCCCTTCGCGGGAGCGTGGATTGAAACATAATAATATGATGGAATATGTATAAAGGTGTTGTGTCGCTCCCTTCGCGGGAGCGTGGATTGAAACGGGGGTATCAGTTCCGACTTCCTGATTGGTGATTTGTCGCTCCCTTCGCGGGAGCGTGGATTGAAACATGATTGAATTAGGCGATAGGCTCTACCTTTCAGGGTCGCTCCCTTCGCGGGAGCGTGGATTGAAACGCTATACATACAGGCGTGGAGCAATGGGACAGGCTAGTCGCTCCCTTCGCGGGAGCGTGGATTGAAACAATTATACTCTATAATTTATAGTATATTGAATAAGTCGCTCCCTTCGCGGGAGCGTGGATTGAAACCTCATTAGCCCTTTACTCCATCATTCCAATATCCTAAGTCGCTCCCTTCGCGGGAGCGTGGATTGAAACAAACGAATAGTAACCCCATAAGTCTCTCCATAGTGTCGCTCCCTTCGCGGGAGCGTGGATTGAAACGAGCGAATGGTGATCGACGGGAAGATCGCCCACGGTCGCTCCCTTCGCGGGAGCGTGGATTGAAACACGAAAGGTGTCAGAATAACGCCTGCCGTCTGATAGTCGCTCCCTTCGCGGGAGCGTGGATTGAAACAAGTTTGCCTGTGCAAACGGGGATTACATCAAGTGGGTCGCTCCCTTCGCGGGAGCGTGGATTGAAACGTATGCCGATTTCCATTTACTTTGCCCCCTGCATGTCGCTCCCTTCGCGGGAGCGTGGATTGAAACAATGAGTAGAATGGTATCTATGTCAGCAATAACAACGGTCGCTCCCTTCGCGGGAGCGTGGATTGAAACATGGCTGATGATCGATGTGTACAGGTTCCATTCGGTCGCTCCCTTCGCGGGAGCGTGGATTGAAACGTGACTGTGACAAGCGACACATCAAAATCCACAATGTCGCTCCCTTCGCGGGAGCGTGGATTGAAACACTGAGACCTTTGAGGGGTACGCAAGAATCTCGAACGTCGCTCCCTTCGCGGGAGCGTGGATTGAAACACGAAAGGTGTCAGAATAACGCCTGCCGTCTGATAGTCGCTCCCTTCGCGGGAGCGTGGATTGAAACAAGTTTGCCTGTGCAAACGGGGATTACATCAAGTGGGTCGCTCCCTTCGCGGGAGCGTGGATTGAAACGTATGCCGATTTCCATTTACTTTGCCCCCTGCATGTCGCTCCCTTCGCGGGAGCGTGGATTGAAACAATGAGTAGAATGGTATCTATGTCAGCAATAACAACGGTCGCTCCCTTCGCGGGAGCGTGGATTGAAACATGGCTGATGATCGATGTGTACAGGTTCCATTCGGTCGCTCCCTTCGCGGGAGCGTGGATTGAAACGTGACTGTGACAAGCGACACATCAAAATCCACAATGTCGCTCCCTTCGCGGGAGCGTGGATTGAAACTCCCGTAGGTTTCTTGCAACGAGGTGGGACGAAGCGTCGCTCCCTTCGCAGGAGCGTGGATTGAAACAGCTTATTAAGCAGTGACTTTATTCTGGAGTCAGGTCGCATCCCTCGCGGGTGCGTGGGGTGCGACTAAAAATGGAGCTGAAAGGGGATGTACGCCTTCCATCACTTCTGCGAGTGGTAATTCTCCCCTTCGTGAGAAAACCTGGAAATGAATTATAATCCGAAAACATTTTAGGAGGGCCTGTTGAGGAAGATGATAGAGAATTGGGAGGAAAGATTAGACGGTGTCGGGACAGTGGTAGCTCACTTAGAAGATCACAGCAATCAATATTTGCCGATCATCGTTGCATGATGAGTGTCTGAGACCTGTACTGGATGCGTTGTATGACTCGGTATAACTGAGTTCTTTTATCACTACTGTAGGAAATGCCTTGGCGATCTTGGCAATCGATTACTCTTTGTCTACCTTGAGTTCCACCACTATCAGTCTCAAGAGCCACTATGAAGTGAGGGAAGAAGATGATCTTGATAGCGTTACCATCACCAGGGGGCGAGTACGGAGAGGTTGATAGAAGCGAGAAAAGTGCTTAATGGAGTTAATCTTGAATCCATGACTCCTTGTGCAGACCGGCATTATTGCTACAGCTGCCGGGAGAGCGAATATGGCAATGTCAAACAGCGACACGTACGAGAAAGAGTTCTGGTTCCTGAAAGCCCCGATGCTCTATGCTGGGAGCCTCTATTTCAATTCTCCGAGGCGCATTATGGCTTTGATATGGTGATGGGGTTGTCTCTTCTTGTGTTCGTTCTTTCAGAGAAAGGCTTTATGATAGAAAACCAAGTCAAAAGCAGATCGACAACCCAATGCTACACTGGAAAAACTGTATTTTTAGCTTAAGGTGAGCGGAGAATAGGATGTATGTCCCCTGCCATTTCTAAAAATTTTGTATAACAATCTGTGCCTGCAACAGCGTTACGTGATATAATAAAAAAAGAAGGGACTTTCGGCGTTGTGGATTCTGGCCGATGCATATCGACCACCATAATAAAGAAGGCCCTTTTTGTATCGATACGCCACAACTCCGAGAGGTGTGGTTGAAGCGTGCACAATCACCTTACATCATTCTCATATCTGTTTAACCTTTGCTTCATGAAATCTCCGTATGCTCAGGAAAGTTATGTCTGATACTATAGGAGTTTCTATGAAAAAAGCATGTTCTCTTGGACTGGTCGCGGTACTTTTGCTGTCGCTTGCGGCGTGTACAAGTGTCGATGTTTCAAAGGTTCCAGCGGCGGGAAGCAGGCTGCCGTATACGGTTTTGACGACCCTGCCCAATGGCACCGAGGTGCGTAACGGCGGATATGGATCGGCTATGACGGGGCATCCGGCAAAAGCGGGCCGGTTTTATGCCATTACCGACCGAGGGCCGAACTCCAGTTATACCGGAAGTGCCGGCAAGGGCAAGAAATTTCCGGTACCCGATTACACCCCTCGCATTGGAGAGTTCAAGCTGAACGCCGACGGTTCTGTTTCGATGATCAGAGAGATCCTTTTGAAAGATCCCCAGGGGACTCTAATCTCCGGAAGGCCAAACCCCGAGGGGCTTGGGGCCACCGGCGAGGTTGCATATGATAACGATGGTAATGCCTTGGCGGCCGATCCCTACGGCCTGGATAGTGAAGGGCTTGTCGCCTTATCCGACGGGACCTTCTGGATCAGTGATGAGTATGGTCCCCATATTGTTCACTACTCCGCCGATGGCGTGGAGCTGGAGCGTATCAGTCCCATGGGGATTGATACCAGCGGCAGGAAACTTCCCAGGGTTTTTGCCCGGCGTAGGGCAAATCGCGGTATGGAGGGGCTGGCCATTACTCCCGACGAAAAGACCTTGGTCGGTATCATGCAGTCGACCCTGTATAACCCCTCCAAGAAGGCTGCAACCAATACGACCCTCGCACGAATCGTTACCTTCGACCTCGATACGGGCGAGACCCATCAGTACCTCTACCACCAGGAAAAAAACAACAACTCCGATTCTGAACTTGCCGCATTAACGGCCACAACCTTTCTGGTGGATGAGCGGGACGGGGCATTCTCGGGCGAAGGCGATGCCCAGAAAACCCTCTACAAGATAGATCTTTCCGGTGCCACCGATGTCTCCGGCGATATTGATGCTGCCGGCGGTATGACTGTCGATGGCCGTACCCTGGAAGAGATGAGCTGGGATGATATCTATGCCGCCGGTATCAAGCCCGTGAAAAAGGAACTTGTTGCCGATGTTGTGGCAATGCTGCCGAATCACTATCCCCACGACAAACTCGAGGGATTGTGGGTTATTGATGCCACCACCGTGGGCATATTGAATGACGATGATTTTGCCGTAACTCCCCAGGGAGATGATGTGGTGCAGAAGATTCTTCCCGGAACGGCTAACGAGATTGACGGGGATGTCCTTTATATTCTCCATCTTGCAAAGCCGCTTTTTTAGATCAAAATAATTCGGCACTTGTGGCTCGTCTCGAAAATCATTCCGGACGGGCCCTTTTTTATCCCATTGGATTGGCTGGCTCATCCTTTGCCTGCTCCGGCGGGGAGTAGGGGCCCCGTACAAGTTGTACGCCTGTGTACATTTTGCCGGCGGCTGTTTATGATGTCTGGCAGTATGAACACCTATCTGGATCTTTTTTTTACCTTCGCCCGGATCGGCGGACTCACCTTTGGTGGCGGTTATGCCATGCTTCCCATTCTTCAGCGGGAGGTGGTGGAAAAGCGACGCTGGGTCACCGATGAAGAGCTGATGGACTACTATGCAGTGGGCCAGTGCACTCCGGGAATCATTGCTATCAATACCGCGACCTTTATCGGCAATCGCCGGAAGGGCGCCTCTGGCGGAATCGTCGCCACCTTAGGGATGATTTTCCCTTCCCTGATTATCATCACCCTGATCGCGGCCTTTATCAGTAATTTTGCCGATTTGGCGGTAGTGAAGAATGCCTTTGCCGGCATACGGGTCTGTGTCTTTGTGCTCATCCTCCAGGCCATTTGGAAATTGCAAAAACGGGCTCTGATAGATCGGGCTACGGGTATCATCTTTGCCTTAGTCTTTCTGCTGTCGGTGTTCACCGGTCTATCACCGATCCTCTTTGTTCTTCTGTCGGGTCTTGCCGGAATCATTATTCAGGGCAAAAAGGCAGGGGGGAAAGGGTGATCCTCCTGCAGCTTTTCTTCGAATACTTTAAAGTGGGCCTTTTCGCCGTCGGCGGAGGTCTTGCAACCCTTCCGTTTCTGTATGCAATGTCGGATAGTACCGGGTGGTTTACCCACACCCAGCTGGCGGACATGCTTGCCGTTTCGGAATCGACCCCGGGGCCTATCGGCGTTAACATGGCAACCTACGTGGGTTTTACTACGGCCGGGATTCCGGGAACCATAGCGGCGACGTTGGGATTGGTGACGCCTTCGGTCATCATTATTATTGTGGTGGCCCATTTTTTGAAGGCCTTTAGCGGAAATCCCCTGGTGCAGGGGGCCTTTTACGGGCTTCGTCCTGCATCGGTGGGGCTCATTGCTGCCGCGGGCTGGGTTGTGCTCAAGATCTCTCTACTGGATATTCCCCTTTTCCGGGAAAGCGGTGAGTTGCTTCGCCTCTTCCGCTGGAAGGGACTTGTCCTGGCTTTGGTGATCTTTGCCATTCTCAAGCTATGGAAGATCCATCCGGTCTTTGTTATTGCTCTTTCCGCGGTGGTCGGGGCCGTGTTTCGTTTCGCAGGGGCTTAGGGAGTATGTAGTGTTCCGAATCCTGGTGGTCTGCATGCCCTTTTGTCTGTAACAGACTCGATTTAGTGCCGGTGCTCACTTTTTTCTCTACGTTCTCCTCCAGGTTGCTGCGGGAAAAGGAATTACGTTTCTCCAACCACCAGGATTCGGAACAGTAGATAAAAAGTAGGCTGCCACAGGTATAGTCCGCCAGTATCCTCTTGCATGGGGTCCGGGGCGAAGCCCCGGAGAAGGGGGTGCGGCGAGATCACCGGGGACGAAGGACCCGGAAGCTCGCCGCAGGGGGAAGGCCTTCCCCCACCAGAATCATTATATCCTTAAAATCTTCCATTCAGATAAAGAATCGTTTTTCCACTGACATTGGTATCTGCCCCGCAGAGGATGAGATCCTCATCACCGTCGCCGTCATCGTCCGGGTCTCCCGGGATGATGGCTGCGGCCCAGAGGCCTTTGAGTTGCTGACTGCTTTTTTCAAAGGTTCCGTCGCCGTCGTTGAAGTAGAGTTCGGTAATCGTTTCATCATCTGCGGTACGGCCGGCCAGGCAGAGGTCGAGGTCGCTGCCCCCCTCGACATCGAGGAAGGCGCTCATGGCGAAGCTGACGCCGAGGAGGCCTGCATGGGAGTCGGTAAAGCCACCGTTTCCGTCATTGAGATAGAGGATGGTGGTTTCATCGCTTCCGTCGTAGCCTGCTATCAGTATATCGATGTCCCCGTCATTGTCCACATCTGCGATGCTGCAGGATGGGTTGCGGGAAAGGCCTTTCAGATTGGCCTGTGCATCGATAAACGATAAGGAGGTCTGGCCTGTGTGGTCCGCTTCCGAGGAGTTTGTGGGGTTTGAACAGCCGATGGCAAATAGAAGTGCCGCGGCTGCCAGGAAAAATGGTGCGCTATGTGCAGTACCAGATTTTGTTGGTAACGGTAATTTCATAGAATCTCCTTTCTTCTGCCGTTCTGTCACCGATAACGTGCCGTATAGCACATCGTTCTTGTCACCATCCCGTATCTGGGCAGGCCAGTTGATAATGGTTTTGATCACTATTCCCTCCTGATTCTTGACTGATGTGTTGCTGAGAACGTATCATGAGCCTATCTGGAAAATGGGATTTTAATTCGTTTACAACATGTTTCCCTACTTTTTCGTACAGAAACATATTTCCGAGGTTTCTGCCATGCGTGATTATCCCGTCGGGTCGGCTGTTTTTCTGGCTGTTTTGTCCATCTTTGCCCTTTTTGCAGGTTTTTTTCTCGTTTTGACAGGAGGTGGGGACGTTCGTCTTCCGACACTTGTCTTGTGGGCCCTGCTGGGCGTGGTGAGTGAATCACTCTCGGTCCACAACAGCCGCGGAAATATCTATATTTCCACGACGGAAGCGGTGGTATTTGGTGCTTATATTACAGGCGGCACGGTAACTGGACTGGTGACGATTTGTGCGAGCTTGCTTTTGTGGGTTGAGATCAGGGACGGAAAGATGAGAAATCTGTTTACGACTCCTTTTCGTCTTACGCTTTTTAATAGTACGCATTTCATTGTCGGTTTATCGATTGTGGATCTTGTCTATCGTTTTCTGGTCTCGTTTAGCGGTGGTAATCATGGCTGTGACCTATCCCCGTTTTGGACTCCTTTCGTTTCTGTTTTTCTTCACGCCGATTATCGTCGCTCGTATTATTCTTGCGGATAAAATGGAAGGCTGATGGTACCAATCGCATTTTTACTTTTACTTTCCTTGTATGTTGCGTTTCCTGCTTTTTATGGAACTCTCCTCTATCTCTTTCCGGCTCCAATGCTTGCGCTCAGCTTTGTCGTGGTCTATCGATTTTCCCGTCGTCAGGATGTTGCACGATTGGCTAGTGGCATCGCCCTCCTTCTTATCCTTCTTTTTTCCTACACCATTATCCTTTTGGCTCTGAAATTGTATTTAATACAACATAGCGTCATTCCTCTTTCTCCTCATGAAATTGTTTTTAACATATATGAAGGACTTAATTACCTTCCTGCACTACTATTTCTTCTCTATCTTAGATCAAGCTCAGAGAATCGCTTATGTGTGATTCCCTCGGGTGTGTGGTTTAAAAACGAGGAGATCTCTTCTTCCTTTACGAGCATGTAGCGGACCATGTTGTCGCTGCTTGTAAAACGCATTCTGCCCTTCGGAATAAGCCTCGCGGTGCTTCTTCTCTTGTCATTTTCCACCGTTCCTCTTGTCGGTGAGTTGGGGGCCCTGTTCCTTGCATTGAAAAATAGTATTTTTATGGCGATACTCTTTCTTCTCGTTCCCTCTACTCATTTTGATTTTCAGCGTTTCCGTAAGCGTTCCGCCAACATCATGTTCTGGCTGATATGGTTTTACATGGCTGTGTTGACGGCATTCGATCCTTCTTTGCTTTCAACACAGGAACTGTTTCTCAACAGCACCTTCGGTGAGCTGTTTTCTATGTTGATCGATCGTTTTTTTCTCTTTTTTGTATTGGTTTTTTCTGTCGGCTTTTATTCACTTGGCAACAAAATTCTTGAGATAGAAGGGGATTCAATATGCTTTAACGGCCGAGAGCTTTCCGGAACCCTTTCCGGGCATAATCGTGCGATACTAAGCGCTTTTATCGGTAACCCCGGACGAGTCCTCAGATGTTCAGATATTTTGAAACTTCTTTCTCCCGGTCAACTGGATGAATGTACGATCGAGTGTAAACCAAGCCTTTGTAAAGAGTATCAAAGGATTTATAAACGGATACGTACCATCAGGCGGTATCTTGAAACTACCGGCATCGGTACGTACCATCATAAGTCCAGAATGGCGGCCGCAAGCGCATGAAGAAGGCTGGCGGCTTGTCATCCGTGACGATGTTTGGGTGAGGGATCGGTCGTAAGCGCCGTTCCGCATGCAGGAGAATTAATCGCAATAAATGAAGAGGAGCTGTACAAGTCGTACGTAGGGCTTGATGAATACCTGCTATGAATTTACAGGGTAAGGAAATAGTGGTGAAACTTCCTGAATGAAGTGCAAGGAAAAGAGAGGAAAGGTGTCAAACCCTTTGCACCTGTGGAGGGAAAAATGTACCACACAAAGGATACACGACAGCTTGAATTGGAGAGCTTCGTGCTTCCTTCTCCACGAACCACTGAGAGGGATAGAAAAGAAGCCACGGACGTATAGAGAACAGGCGCGCAAGGAATATTTGAAGGTCGCGAAGAAGAGAAAGCAGAAAAGGAAAACGATCAGAAAAGGGATCAAGAAGCAGTTGCGGTATCTTCGGCGTAATTTGAAGCATATAAAGGAGTTGAGAGAAAAGACTTTGTTGAAGGTTCTTGATGGTCGACTCTATAAAGATCTATTGGTTGTCTCTGAGCCGTATCGGTAGCAGCAGGAGATGTACGATTG
Coding sequences:
- a CDS encoding esterase-like activity of phytase family protein, encoding MKKACSLGLVAVLLLSLAACTSVDVSKVPAAGSRLPYTVLTTLPNGTEVRNGGYGSAMTGHPAKAGRFYAITDRGPNSSYTGSAGKGKKFPVPDYTPRIGEFKLNADGSVSMIREILLKDPQGTLISGRPNPEGLGATGEVAYDNDGNALAADPYGLDSEGLVALSDGTFWISDEYGPHIVHYSADGVELERISPMGIDTSGRKLPRVFARRRANRGMEGLAITPDEKTLVGIMQSTLYNPSKKAATNTTLARIVTFDLDTGETHQYLYHQEKNNNSDSELAALTATTFLVDERDGAFSGEGDAQKTLYKIDLSGATDVSGDIDAAGGMTVDGRTLEEMSWDDIYAAGIKPVKKELVADVVAMLPNHYPHDKLEGLWVIDATTVGILNDDDFAVTPQGDDVVQKILPGTANEIDGDVLYILHLAKPLF
- a CDS encoding chromate transporter, whose protein sequence is MNTYLDLFFTFARIGGLTFGGGYAMLPILQREVVEKRRWVTDEELMDYYAVGQCTPGIIAINTATFIGNRRKGASGGIVATLGMIFPSLIIITLIAAFISNFADLAVVKNAFAGIRVCVFVLILQAIWKLQKRALIDRATGIIFALVFLLSVFTGLSPILFVLLSGLAGIIIQGKKAGGKG
- a CDS encoding chromate transporter produces the protein MILLQLFFEYFKVGLFAVGGGLATLPFLYAMSDSTGWFTHTQLADMLAVSESTPGPIGVNMATYVGFTTAGIPGTIAATLGLVTPSVIIIIVVAHFLKAFSGNPLVQGAFYGLRPASVGLIAAAGWVVLKISLLDIPLFRESGELLRLFRWKGLVLALVIFAILKLWKIHPVFVIALSAVVGAVFRFAGA
- a CDS encoding FG-GAP repeat domain-containing protein, coding for MIKTIINWPAQIRDGDKNDVLYGTLSVTERQKKGDSMKLPLPTKSGTAHSAPFFLAAAALLFAIGCSNPTNSSEADHTGQTSLSFIDAQANLKGLSRNPSCSIADVDNDGDIDILIAGYDGSDETTILYLNDGNGGFTDSHAGLLGVSFAMSAFLDVEGGSDLDLCLAGRTADDETITELYFNDGDGTFEKSSQQLKGLWAAAIIPGDPDDDGDGDEDLILCGADTNVSGKTILYLNGRF